A DNA window from bacterium contains the following coding sequences:
- the queA gene encoding tRNA preQ1(34) S-adenosylmethionine ribosyltransferase-isomerase QueA, whose translation MSSYPIELLDYELPSELIAQEPLDDRSASRMLHVIRNSGEIIHRNFRDLPKLLRIGDVLVLNDSKVIPGRIRGRKLTGGSVEIVVLKEMDEYRFEVIAEVRGGLKKGDRYLLVNDFLIEVEWAEQGGPRGIIKATAYLPKCHDEEQFKLDDMHPAAELEEPLFLEMFYSGGEMPIPPYIKRQSEFPDRYQTVYALNRGSAAAPTAGLHFTQEVLDEIARRGVDIQRITLHIGIGTFLPIRSEDLAMHKMHKEEYRVSEEAAEAIIKAIREGRRIVAAGTTTVRTLEAVFSPCNCSVDGTPFKLKGETDLFIFPGYNFKVVGAMLTNFHLPKSTLLAMVYAFGGRNVIRNAYQSAISERYRFYSFGDCMLIE comes from the coding sequence ATGTCTTCTTATCCCATTGAACTCCTGGATTATGAGCTTCCGTCCGAGCTGATAGCGCAGGAGCCCCTGGACGATAGATCGGCGTCAAGAATGCTCCATGTAATCCGCAATTCCGGCGAGATAATTCACAGAAATTTCCGTGATCTTCCTAAGCTGCTTAGGATTGGGGATGTATTGGTGCTGAACGACAGCAAGGTGATTCCCGGAAGAATCCGCGGACGCAAACTCACCGGCGGCTCGGTGGAAATCGTCGTACTGAAGGAGATGGATGAATATCGGTTCGAAGTAATCGCCGAAGTGCGGGGAGGATTGAAGAAAGGCGATAGATACTTGCTTGTGAACGATTTTCTGATCGAGGTCGAATGGGCGGAGCAAGGAGGCCCGCGTGGAATAATAAAAGCAACGGCCTACTTGCCCAAATGCCACGATGAAGAGCAATTCAAACTCGATGACATGCATCCTGCGGCCGAATTGGAGGAGCCGTTATTTCTCGAAATGTTTTATTCCGGCGGGGAAATGCCCATTCCACCATACATCAAACGTCAGTCGGAATTTCCCGACCGATATCAGACGGTCTACGCGCTAAACAGGGGTAGCGCGGCCGCTCCTACCGCCGGATTGCATTTCACGCAAGAGGTTCTTGACGAAATCGCGAGGCGCGGCGTTGATATCCAGCGAATCACTCTGCATATAGGCATTGGAACGTTTTTGCCGATAAGGTCAGAGGATTTGGCCATGCACAAAATGCATAAGGAGGAATATCGCGTCTCCGAAGAAGCAGCCGAGGCGATTATAAAAGCAATCCGCGAAGGCCGGCGGATCGTTGCAGCAGGCACAACTACCGTGCGCACGCTCGAAGCTGTATTCTCGCCGTGCAATTGCTCGGTGGACGGTACACCTTTCAAATTAAAAGGCGAAACGGATTTGTTCATCTTTCCCGGCTACAATTTCAAAGTAGTTGGTGCAATGTTAACCAACTTTCATTTACCGAAAAGCACTTTGCTGGCAATGGTGTATGCGTTTGGGGGGCGGAACGTGATAAGAAACGCCTATCAATCGGCCATCTCGGAACGCTACCGCTTTTATTCGTTCGGCGACTGCATGCTTATAGAGTGA
- a CDS encoding cytochrome c3 family protein has product MVQDFKKSTHWDKGLGCVDCHGGDPTSGDVAVAMDPAIGFVGKPTGGQILDTCTKCHANPEYMKQFGNMRTDQLELYKTSIHGKRFFENGDMNVAFCSDCHSPHLIAPASNPQSSTHHENIPATCGKCHADKSLMSAYGIDADIVSDYMAGRHGELLFKEKETAAPVCTSCHGYHGAAPPGVDSVVNVCGSCHLRTEQYYAQGPHNEAFKAMSFPRCITCHDNHKLKKPTDEFITSTEKGGCLSCHDTKSAAYATINTIKTSLAGLNELHEECLTLVEETEKTTHLSMTDMLPKVEEITTKLLTARGLQHSVDGKLISDNHKEAESIYMEIKSFTTKLISRGRQAKRTVLILGALVFAYGLLMLYYTKVVLGNR; this is encoded by the coding sequence TTGGTTCAGGATTTCAAAAAAAGCACGCACTGGGATAAGGGACTGGGTTGCGTTGATTGTCATGGAGGCGATCCAACTTCAGGAGACGTGGCGGTCGCGATGGATCCTGCAATTGGTTTCGTCGGCAAGCCGACCGGCGGCCAGATACTTGATACCTGCACGAAATGCCATGCAAACCCGGAATACATGAAGCAGTTCGGAAATATGCGCACCGATCAGCTTGAACTTTACAAAACGAGTATTCACGGCAAGCGCTTTTTTGAAAACGGCGACATGAATGTTGCATTCTGCTCGGACTGCCATTCGCCGCACTTAATTGCTCCAGCGTCAAATCCGCAGTCATCCACGCATCACGAAAACATCCCTGCAACCTGCGGCAAATGCCATGCAGATAAATCGCTAATGTCCGCCTATGGAATAGACGCCGATATAGTGAGCGATTACATGGCCGGCCGGCATGGCGAACTGCTTTTCAAGGAGAAGGAAACAGCCGCACCGGTATGCACTTCCTGCCACGGCTATCACGGCGCTGCGCCTCCGGGAGTAGATTCTGTCGTGAATGTATGCGGCTCTTGCCATCTTCGAACCGAGCAATATTACGCGCAAGGGCCTCACAATGAAGCCTTCAAAGCTATGAGCTTTCCTCGCTGCATAACTTGCCACGATAATCACAAGCTTAAAAAACCTACCGACGAGTTCATAACATCAACCGAAAAAGGCGGATGTTTATCGTGCCACGACACCAAAAGCGCGGCGTACGCAACGATTAACACGATAAAAACATCGCTTGCCGGACTAAACGAGCTTCACGAGGAGTGTCTTACACTAGTTGAAGAAACGGAAAAAACTACGCATTTAAGTATGACCGATATGCTTCCAAAGGTGGAAGAAATAACCACGAAACTGCTTACGGCGCGCGGCCTCCAGCATTCAGTCGATGGAAAGCTCATTTCCGACAACCACAAAGAGGCCGAATCCATTTACATGGAAATCAAGTCTTTCACCACGAAACTGATTTCGCGGGGCAGACAGGCCAAGCGCACAGTTTTGATTTTGGGGGCTTTGGTGTTTGCTTACGGCCTGCTGATGCTGTACTATACGAAGGTGGTTTTGGGAAACCGGTAG
- a CDS encoding cytochrome b subunit of the bc complex — translation MAVAIFCLGLIVILCGLYVKGLEPPADPFTTPTHIKPEWYFLAVYQLLKVVPKDFAGIQDFNKPFTIIISGLFFLAVALLPWLDRTPADAQHPIKRPLVSLAGLAFVIFYITFTIWGYYS, via the coding sequence ATGGCGGTGGCGATTTTTTGCCTAGGCCTGATTGTAATTTTGTGCGGCTTATACGTAAAAGGGCTCGAACCTCCCGCAGACCCTTTCACGACTCCAACCCACATAAAGCCTGAGTGGTATTTTCTGGCGGTTTATCAACTATTAAAAGTGGTTCCAAAAGACTTCGCCGGCATTCAAGATTTCAACAAGCCGTTTACGATCATTATCTCCGGCCTGTTTTTCCTGGCGGTTGCTTTACTGCCGTGGCTTGATCGCACTCCGGCAGATGCACAGCACCCCATCAAAAGGCCGCTGGTTTCACTCGCCGGCTTGGCATTTGTGATTTTCTATATCACTTTCACAATCTGGGGGTATTATTCGTGA
- a CDS encoding cytochrome b N-terminal domain-containing protein: MSASPQSKSERPWSWRVGDWFEERFEWREWWRAQANQIVPLHATNWMYCLGGLTFLMFGIQLVSGILLLLYYKPTVSEAYNSVRFIATEVSFGWFVRSVHHWCANLFIVFLFLHMARVFFTGSYKAPREMTWVSGVVLLLIGLLFGFTGYLLPWDQIAYWATTVGTDLAKAVPPPALGNLLIVLLRGGATVSGDTLTRFFMLHVVFLPLGTLVFMLGHFLMIRRQGISGPL; encoded by the coding sequence ATGAGCGCATCTCCTCAAAGCAAATCTGAAAGGCCTTGGAGTTGGCGGGTAGGCGACTGGTTCGAGGAACGGTTCGAATGGCGGGAATGGTGGCGCGCGCAAGCCAACCAGATCGTCCCATTGCACGCAACAAACTGGATGTACTGCCTTGGCGGCTTGACCTTTTTGATGTTCGGCATCCAGCTTGTAAGCGGAATTCTTTTGCTTCTTTACTATAAGCCAACAGTTTCAGAGGCATATAACTCGGTTAGATTCATCGCTACCGAGGTCAGCTTCGGCTGGTTTGTCAGAAGCGTCCACCATTGGTGCGCGAACTTGTTCATTGTGTTTCTCTTCCTCCATATGGCGCGGGTTTTCTTTACAGGAAGCTACAAAGCACCGCGAGAGATGACTTGGGTCAGTGGGGTGGTATTGCTCTTAATCGGACTCTTATTCGGTTTCACGGGATACCTGCTTCCTTGGGATCAAATTGCCTACTGGGCGACTACTGTCGGCACCGATTTGGCTAAGGCCGTGCCCCCGCCTGCGCTTGGAAACCTTCTTATAGTGCTTTTAAGGGGCGGAGCCACGGTATCCGGCGACACTTTAACCAGGTTTTTCATGTTGCACGTTGTCTTTCTTCCTTTGGGGACGCTTGTTTTTATGCTTGGTCATTTCCTTATGATCAGGCGCCAGGGCATTTCAGGCCCGCTTTAG
- a CDS encoding Rieske (2Fe-2S) protein, which produces MVKEFEPGHADESNEARRKAVEWLLGSSFLGLAFIICFPLLNILIPPKRTSEKNELIEVGPEGSVGDGSPKTVMGSDGVPIIVFLADGALKALEKKCPHLGCMVDVASNELDCPCHGARFTFDGKLIAGPSPRDLKQYKVVIREGKIFVGAEVS; this is translated from the coding sequence GTGGTAAAGGAATTCGAACCAGGGCATGCTGACGAGTCCAATGAGGCTCGTCGCAAGGCTGTCGAATGGCTTCTTGGGAGCTCTTTCCTCGGCCTTGCATTCATCATTTGCTTCCCCTTACTCAACATCCTTATTCCACCCAAACGAACGTCGGAGAAAAACGAACTGATCGAGGTGGGCCCCGAGGGGTCGGTGGGCGACGGTTCTCCCAAAACTGTAATGGGATCTGATGGCGTCCCGATTATCGTATTCCTTGCCGATGGAGCGTTAAAAGCACTAGAAAAAAAATGTCCTCACCTTGGCTGCATGGTCGACGTTGCAAGCAATGAACTTGATTGTCCCTGCCACGGCGCACGGTTCACGTTCGACGGCAAGTTGATCGCCGGCCCCTCACCCAGGGATCTTAAGCAATACAAAGTGGTAATACGGGAAGGAAAAATCTTCGTTGGGGCGGAGGTGTCATGA
- a CDS encoding phosphodiester glycosidase family protein, whose amino-acid sequence MFSGPIRLFMFAATAFWWAAALFFCLPSKIASAWELDKTWRRNIADGVEFVHYRMIFERGPAHIFVVEVDPLSSYSLKPVIANNRIGSLEEVGSIAKRAGAVAAINGGFFDTKTNLPVGLIGVKHRLLYNQWLNRAVLGIDEKGFASFGTFRVSAELYFPDVDKSVPIHGINRPRKEGDLIVFYPEFGPSTKTNEWGVEVLCRRISPTSTYYPFAVLEPERYLIQEVNRNNTRIPSDGMVLSFHSSILKGLTWLDKVMLGEEVIVRTNLPKEWDSFPYLLGGGPMLVKEGRLVLDPAKEGFKASFNYPTARTAVGKTVSGKILIVVVDSGSKDYSIGATWTELAYAMIGLYPLSDLMGFDGGGSSTMFVDGKVVNEPKDGASRRVSNILAVVPFDEFL is encoded by the coding sequence GTGTTTTCGGGGCCGATACGTTTATTTATGTTTGCCGCCACCGCTTTCTGGTGGGCGGCCGCGCTGTTTTTTTGTCTGCCGTCAAAGATTGCTTCAGCTTGGGAACTGGACAAGACATGGCGCCGCAATATCGCCGACGGCGTTGAATTTGTACATTACAGGATGATTTTCGAGCGTGGGCCGGCGCACATTTTCGTCGTCGAGGTTGATCCGCTCAGTTCGTATAGCCTTAAGCCGGTTATAGCAAATAACCGAATAGGTTCCTTGGAAGAAGTTGGCTCGATCGCCAAGAGAGCAGGGGCGGTGGCTGCCATCAACGGCGGATTCTTTGACACCAAAACCAATTTACCGGTTGGGTTAATCGGTGTTAAACACCGACTTTTATACAACCAATGGCTTAACCGGGCCGTACTGGGAATTGACGAAAAGGGCTTCGCGAGTTTTGGCACTTTCAGGGTTAGCGCCGAGCTTTACTTTCCGGATGTGGACAAGTCGGTGCCAATTCACGGCATCAACCGCCCGAGAAAGGAAGGCGATTTAATTGTATTCTATCCGGAGTTCGGACCATCAACAAAAACGAACGAATGGGGCGTGGAAGTTCTCTGCAGGCGCATCAGTCCCACTTCAACCTACTACCCCTTTGCGGTTCTCGAACCGGAGAGGTATCTAATTCAGGAAGTAAACAGGAACAACACAAGAATTCCAAGCGATGGCATGGTGCTTTCCTTCCATTCGTCCATACTAAAGGGCCTTACTTGGCTGGACAAAGTGATGCTTGGCGAGGAAGTAATTGTGCGAACGAACCTGCCAAAGGAGTGGGATTCCTTTCCATACCTACTGGGCGGGGGCCCGATGCTTGTAAAAGAAGGTAGGCTGGTTTTGGATCCAGCAAAAGAAGGATTCAAAGCGTCGTTCAATTACCCTACTGCAAGAACCGCCGTAGGAAAAACCGTCAGCGGGAAAATACTCATCGTCGTGGTTGACTCTGGTTCGAAGGATTACAGTATCGGCGCCACCTGGACGGAGCTGGCCTATGCGATGATTGGCCTGTATCCACTATCCGACTTGATGGGCTTTGATGGCGGCGGGTCGTCCACCATGTTCGTAGACGGCAAAGTTGTAAACGAGCCCAAAGACGGCGCTTCAAGGCGCGTCAGCAATATTTTGGCGGTAGTGCCTTTCGACGAGTTTCTTTAA
- a CDS encoding carboxypeptidase regulatory-like domain-containing protein, whose protein sequence is MMNFRRISIAFAALLLLAAYLVSCSEPPPGEITGSVRKDGNPYGATLVAVNDKGEEVSQGQAVDGVYTITGLPPGHYTVKCMDFQGNLLGEQEVDVEPDGSHPLHFEL, encoded by the coding sequence ATGATGAATTTCAGACGCATTTCAATCGCTTTTGCGGCGCTGTTGTTGTTGGCGGCATATTTGGTTTCCTGCTCGGAGCCGCCGCCCGGTGAAATAACCGGCAGTGTCCGCAAGGATGGCAACCCATATGGCGCCACTCTGGTGGCGGTCAATGACAAAGGCGAGGAAGTCAGCCAAGGCCAGGCAGTCGACGGCGTGTACACGATTACTGGGCTACCCCCGGGGCATTACACCGTTAAATGTATGGATTTTCAAGGCAACTTGCTTGGGGAACAGGAAGTGGATGTAGAGCCTGATGGATCCCACCCCCTGCATTTTGAGCTGTAG
- a CDS encoding pyridoxal phosphate-dependent aminotransferase: MKFASRMSKLGTETAFVTLAKAKELEAQGKSIVHLEIGEPDFATPRNIIDKAHWALENGYTHYTPSAGLREMREKYAEYVSNRYGVQLSGKNVVIMPGAKPVVFLTALALVDEGDEVIYPNPGYPAYESVSTFLGAKSIPIILREKNEFRFDIDELKSLITPKTKLVFINSPQNPTGGMLAKEDIIAISELAEKHDFYILSDEIYSRIVYEGEHFSIMNTDNPLKRVILLDGHSKTYAMTGWRLGYAVCNEELAAKLERLMTNAASCTAAFTQIAGAEALHGDQTAVEDMVREFKERRDLIVDGLNAIEGVSCLMPKGAFYVFPNFSSFGRSGRDIADHLLYNAGVSCLAGTAFGEHGEGFLRFSYANSKENIKEALRRIAEAMPLLEKHSSAT; encoded by the coding sequence ATGAAGTTCGCATCGAGAATGTCAAAGCTGGGAACCGAGACGGCTTTTGTTACTCTTGCAAAGGCGAAGGAGCTCGAAGCCCAGGGAAAAAGCATTGTCCATCTGGAAATCGGAGAACCTGATTTCGCAACTCCGCGCAACATAATCGATAAGGCTCATTGGGCCTTGGAAAACGGTTACACGCACTATACTCCCTCAGCGGGATTAAGAGAAATGCGTGAAAAGTACGCGGAATATGTTTCGAACCGCTACGGAGTGCAGTTATCGGGCAAAAACGTTGTAATTATGCCGGGGGCGAAACCCGTCGTATTTCTTACCGCGCTTGCGCTCGTGGACGAGGGTGACGAAGTGATCTACCCGAACCCCGGTTACCCGGCGTATGAAAGCGTTTCTACGTTCCTTGGAGCGAAGTCTATTCCGATCATTCTAAGGGAAAAAAACGAATTCAGATTCGACATTGACGAGCTCAAGTCGCTGATAACCCCGAAAACGAAGCTGGTTTTCATCAATTCGCCCCAGAATCCTACCGGCGGAATGCTGGCCAAAGAAGATATCATTGCTATTTCCGAGTTGGCCGAAAAGCACGACTTTTACATTCTGTCCGACGAGATTTACAGCAGGATCGTTTACGAAGGCGAGCACTTCAGCATAATGAATACCGATAATCCGCTCAAGCGCGTGATCTTGCTTGATGGCCACAGCAAGACATATGCAATGACTGGTTGGAGGCTAGGATACGCCGTCTGCAACGAGGAGCTTGCCGCCAAGTTGGAGCGACTGATGACGAATGCGGCATCGTGCACCGCTGCATTTACGCAAATCGCCGGTGCGGAAGCGCTTCATGGAGATCAAACAGCGGTGGAAGATATGGTACGCGAATTCAAAGAGCGCCGGGATTTGATAGTAGACGGACTTAACGCTATTGAAGGGGTTTCTTGTCTGATGCCGAAGGGCGCTTTTTACGTGTTCCCCAACTTTTCTAGCTTCGGAAGGTCTGGGCGGGATATTGCAGACCATCTACTTTACAATGCGGGCGTTTCCTGTTTGGCTGGAACCGCCTTCGGTGAACACGGAGAAGGGTTCCTGCGGTTCTCCTACGCCAACAGCAAGGAAAACATCAAGGAGGCCCTCAGGCGTATAGCTGAGGCGATGCCGCTGCTCGAAAAGCATTCAAGCGCCACTTAG
- a CDS encoding DUF1015 domain-containing protein codes for MAKIEPFRATRFSTELVGNLSDVVALPYDKITPAMQDAYYAKSEFNICRISKGIPQTGDSEGNDVYSRAAETWKRWLESGVLREDDRPALYVYHQIFQVGGTEFTRRGLCCMVELQDYGTGGVKPHERTLDAPKQDRFKLLMALDAHLGQIFQLYPDPDNEVASLLAEACISEPEMEATIEEDGQVVHRVWAITHPDTISTIQNLLLGKQLFIADGHHRYETALNYRNARMAEYIGGPDGHNPRFAMMTLVGMSDPGLVVLPTHRVLFNLAHFNPGDFISQIRQYFAIAEMRSLDELAAEMKSRSDKLGRNAFGFYMGGRFYLCELSDHDIMRRLAPERSEAWRSLDVAVLHEVVLEHLLGISKEAQAAKTNISYDRSAISALAKVNSGTHQLAVLMNPTKLSQIREVAGNGEVMPQKSTDFYPKLITGLLACKVNLGAKRQAAAS; via the coding sequence ATGGCAAAAATAGAACCTTTTCGAGCAACCAGATTTTCCACCGAATTGGTTGGTAATCTCTCCGATGTAGTCGCACTGCCCTACGACAAAATAACTCCAGCGATGCAGGATGCTTACTACGCCAAAAGTGAATTTAACATTTGCCGGATAAGCAAGGGAATACCACAAACTGGCGACTCGGAAGGAAACGATGTCTATTCGCGTGCCGCGGAAACTTGGAAGAGATGGCTTGAATCAGGCGTTTTGCGCGAAGACGATCGACCTGCGCTTTACGTCTACCACCAAATATTTCAAGTTGGCGGAACTGAATTCACGAGGCGCGGCTTGTGCTGCATGGTGGAGCTTCAGGATTACGGAACCGGAGGCGTAAAGCCGCATGAAAGAACGCTCGACGCGCCCAAACAAGATAGATTCAAGTTGTTGATGGCGCTAGACGCTCATCTCGGGCAAATTTTTCAGCTTTACCCGGATCCCGACAACGAGGTCGCTTCCTTGTTGGCTGAAGCCTGCATAAGTGAACCGGAAATGGAAGCAACAATCGAGGAAGACGGCCAGGTGGTTCATCGGGTTTGGGCGATTACGCACCCGGATACTATTAGTACGATCCAAAACCTGCTCTTGGGAAAACAGCTTTTTATAGCCGATGGCCACCACAGGTACGAAACGGCTTTGAATTACCGCAACGCAAGAATGGCCGAATACATAGGAGGCCCTGACGGGCATAATCCGCGGTTCGCAATGATGACGCTGGTTGGAATGAGCGATCCCGGACTTGTGGTTTTGCCGACCCACAGAGTGCTATTTAACTTGGCGCATTTCAACCCAGGTGATTTCATAAGCCAGATTCGGCAATACTTCGCGATAGCCGAAATGCGCAGCCTGGATGAATTGGCGGCCGAGATGAAATCCCGCTCCGATAAGCTGGGCCGCAATGCATTTGGATTTTATATGGGCGGGCGCTTTTATCTGTGCGAGCTTTCGGACCATGATATTATGCGCCGCCTCGCGCCCGAAAGGAGCGAGGCATGGCGGTCGCTGGACGTTGCCGTGCTCCACGAAGTGGTATTGGAACATTTGCTTGGCATATCGAAGGAAGCCCAAGCTGCGAAAACCAATATCAGCTACGATAGATCGGCAATTTCGGCGCTTGCAAAGGTCAATTCCGGTACGCACCAGCTGGCGGTTTTGATGAATCCGACAAAGCTGAGTCAGATTCGAGAAGTCGCTGGCAACGGGGAAGTGATGCCCCAAAAGAGCACGGATTTTTATCCGAAGCTCATAACGGGTTTGCTTGCCTGTAAGGTGAATTTGGGAGCCAAAAGGCAAGCTGCCGCGTCGTAA
- a CDS encoding 3-phosphoglycerate dehydrogenase: protein MAKVLICDSMSKGPLEEIKACPYLEVVYNPEITPEQLLTAVKGMDAIVVRSRTKVTAAVIDASDSLKLIVRGGVGVDNIDCNAAEAKGIEVKNTPAASSVSVAELAIACMFALARKIVPAVNSMKAHQWEKKAFAGVELWQKTLGLIGVGRIGIETARRAIGLGMKVIGFDPYVDVTGISDVPIEAAALDDLLSRSDYISIHTPHTEETHNLINADKLALVKPTAFLINCARGGIVDEKALAEALRQGKIAGAALDVFGSEPPTEFPFDGLDNVVLTPHIGAQTAEGQGRVGNEVASILREYFASEKSASV, encoded by the coding sequence ATGGCGAAAGTTTTAATATGCGATTCGATGTCCAAAGGACCGCTTGAGGAGATCAAAGCGTGCCCATACCTTGAGGTTGTTTACAATCCGGAAATCACTCCCGAGCAGTTGCTTACTGCGGTGAAAGGAATGGACGCTATTGTCGTCCGGTCGCGCACAAAGGTGACTGCTGCCGTCATTGATGCTTCCGACTCGCTAAAGCTAATCGTGCGCGGTGGCGTCGGGGTAGACAATATTGACTGCAACGCTGCTGAAGCGAAGGGCATCGAAGTGAAAAATACGCCGGCCGCATCCAGCGTATCGGTCGCCGAGCTTGCGATCGCCTGCATGTTCGCCCTGGCGCGAAAAATAGTTCCCGCCGTTAATTCTATGAAGGCGCATCAATGGGAAAAAAAGGCATTTGCCGGTGTTGAGCTCTGGCAAAAAACTCTAGGATTGATCGGCGTAGGCAGGATTGGAATTGAAACGGCACGGCGAGCAATAGGCCTGGGGATGAAGGTGATAGGCTTCGATCCCTACGTGGACGTAACAGGCATTTCCGACGTGCCAATCGAAGCGGCCGCCCTTGACGATTTGTTGTCCCGGTCTGACTATATTTCAATTCACACACCACACACCGAGGAAACCCACAATTTGATTAATGCCGATAAACTTGCCCTAGTCAAGCCAACAGCGTTTCTTATCAACTGCGCGAGAGGCGGAATCGTTGATGAAAAGGCGCTAGCGGAAGCGCTGCGCCAAGGCAAGATTGCAGGAGCTGCGCTGGATGTTTTCGGCAGCGAACCGCCAACGGAGTTTCCCTTCGACGGATTGGACAATGTTGTTTTGACTCCCCACATCGGAGCCCAAACCGCCGAAGGGCAAGGCCGGGTCGGAAACGAAGTTGCGTCTATACTCCGAGAGTACTTTGCTTCCGAAAAGTCAGCCTCGGTTTAA
- a CDS encoding alanine--glyoxylate aminotransferase family protein → MKKVHLFTPGPTMVPGDVALAGAKDMIHHRTDEFKVIYDKVAAALKKIFVTENPVLVLMSTGTGAMEAAVSNLIGPGEKMITFNGGKFGERWGKIGKAYDCVVHEVKYGWDDCSSIDKLEKAISECPDAVAIFTQLNETASGIRNPIREMAEVAHNAGMMIVVDGISGLTAMECPMDAWGLDVLLSGSQKGFMLPPGLAFISLNPKATEKVNNTKRRAFYFNLQAAIKNDADHTHPWTSNVSLYQQLAVALDMILEEGLENVIHRCHIQGEAVRSAAKSLGFEILNAKSPGDVLTPILLPESVPASKVAKYVRGNWGVYFAAGQDEYKDKILRIGHLGYQDHFDTIMAVAAFEMAMKKFGVDIELGKGVKVAEEILLEDLIGSAAKAAAG, encoded by the coding sequence ATGAAGAAAGTGCACCTGTTTACGCCCGGCCCAACAATGGTGCCGGGAGATGTCGCTCTCGCCGGTGCGAAGGATATGATTCACCATCGCACGGATGAATTCAAGGTTATTTACGACAAAGTCGCAGCGGCATTGAAGAAGATTTTTGTTACAGAAAACCCCGTGCTTGTTCTTATGTCCACCGGAACCGGCGCGATGGAGGCTGCTGTTTCCAACCTAATCGGTCCTGGCGAAAAGATGATCACCTTCAACGGAGGCAAGTTTGGGGAGCGCTGGGGGAAGATCGGCAAGGCATACGATTGCGTTGTTCACGAAGTCAAGTATGGCTGGGACGATTGCAGTTCGATTGACAAGCTCGAAAAAGCCATCTCGGAGTGCCCGGACGCAGTTGCGATTTTTACCCAATTGAACGAAACGGCCAGCGGAATAAGGAATCCAATCAGAGAAATGGCGGAAGTTGCCCATAACGCCGGAATGATGATTGTCGTGGACGGAATTTCCGGCCTGACCGCGATGGAATGCCCGATGGACGCTTGGGGGTTGGACGTTTTGCTTTCGGGCAGCCAGAAGGGTTTCATGCTTCCACCCGGGCTCGCTTTCATTTCCCTCAATCCCAAGGCTACCGAAAAGGTCAACAACACAAAACGTCGTGCCTTTTACTTCAACCTGCAAGCGGCCATTAAAAACGATGCCGATCACACCCATCCGTGGACAAGCAATGTCAGCCTTTACCAGCAACTTGCAGTCGCTCTGGACATGATATTGGAGGAAGGTCTGGAGAACGTGATACACCGCTGCCACATCCAAGGCGAAGCCGTGCGAAGCGCTGCCAAATCCTTGGGGTTCGAGATCCTGAACGCCAAGAGCCCAGGCGACGTTTTGACTCCTATATTGCTCCCTGAATCCGTCCCCGCTTCAAAGGTTGCTAAGTATGTCCGCGGCAACTGGGGAGTTTACTTCGCCGCAGGCCAGGATGAATACAAGGACAAAATCCTTCGAATCGGCCACCTCGGATATCAAGACCATTTCGATACGATTATGGCCGTCGCGGCATTCGAAATGGCCATGAAGAAATTCGGCGTCGATATCGAATTGGGAAAGGGAGTCAAAGTAGCCGAAGAAATACTTCTTGAGGATCTAATCGGAAGCGCGGCCAAGGCCGCAGCCGGATAG